A region from the Phoenix dactylifera cultivar Barhee BC4 unplaced genomic scaffold, palm_55x_up_171113_PBpolish2nd_filt_p 001166F, whole genome shotgun sequence genome encodes:
- the LOC120108091 gene encoding uncharacterized protein LOC120108091 produces MASFHSSSTLVCLTLVLLFGVQFTLGGITCESLARNTCAFAVSSSGMRCVLENRVRRGGQEEFSCRTSDIEAENLKDWVETDECIKACGLTRSTVGISSDSLLDPRFAQKLCSPPCYQGCPNIVDLYFNLAAGEGVFLPKLCQASSNARRGMEEIKSSSAAAAGPASGSAAVACAPGQSETGFVSGAAMAPL; encoded by the exons ATGGCTTCCTTTCATAGCTCAAGCACCCTGGTGTGCCTGACTCTTGTTCTTCTCTTCGGTGTTCAGTTCACCCTCG GAGGCATCACATGCGAGAGCCTGGCAAGAAACACCTGTGCCTTTGCCGTGTCGTCGTCCGGCATGCGTTGCGTGCTCGAGAACCGGGTGCGGAGGGGAGGGCAGGAGGAGTTCTCCTGCCGCACATCAGACATCGAGGCTGAGAACCTCAAGGACTGGGTGGAGACCGACGAGTGCATCAAAGCCTGTGGACTCACCCGGAGCACCGTGGGGATCTCATCGGACTCTCTGTTAGATCCTCGTTTTGCTCAGAAGCTGTGCTCACCTCCATGCTACCAGGGGTGCCCCAACATTGTTGATCTATACTTCAACCTCGCAGCTGGTGAAG GTGTGTTCCTTCCAAAGTTATGTCAGGCATCATCGAATGCTCGCCGAGGCATGGAAGAGATCAAGAGCTCCAGTGCAGCAGCGGCAGGGCCTGCATCAGGGTCGGCAGCGGTGGCCTGTGCCCCAGGGCAGTCTGAGACAGGTTTCGTTTCCGGCGCAGCCATGGCGCCTCTCTGA
- the LOC120108090 gene encoding uncharacterized protein LOC120108090: protein MASFYSSSTLVCLTLVLLFGVQCTLGGITCESLARNTCAFAVSSSGMRCVLENRVRRGGQEEFSCSTSDIEAENLKDWVETDECIKACGLTRSTVGISSDSLLDPRFAQKLCSPPCYQECPNIVDLYFNLAAGEGVFLPKLCQASSNARRGMEEIKSSSAAAAGPASGSAAVACAPGQSETGFVSGAAMAPL from the exons ATGGCTTCCTTTTATAGCTCAAGCACCCTGGTGTGCCTGACTCTTGTTCTTCTCTTCGGTGTTCAGTGCACCCTCG GAGGCATCACATGCGAGAGCCTGGCAAGAAACACCTGTGCCTTTGCCGTGTCGTCGTCCGGCATGCGTTGCGTGCTCGAGAACCGGGTGCGGAGGGGAGGGCAGGAGGAGTTCTCCTGCAGCACATCAGACATCGAGGCTGAGAACCTCAAGGACTGGGTGGAGACCGACGAGTGCATCAAAGCCTGTGGACTCACCCGGAGCACCGTGGGGATCTCATCGGACTCTCTGTTAGATCCTCGTTTTGCTCAGAAGCTGTGCTCACCTCCATGCTACCAGGAGTGCCCCAACATTGTTGATCTATACTTCAACCTCGCAGCTGGTGAAG GTGTGTTCCTTCCAAAGTTATGTCAGGCATCATCGAATGCTCGCCGAGGCATGGAAGAGATCAAGAGCTCCAGTGCAGCAGCGGCAGGGCCTGCATCAGGGTCGGCAGCGGTAGCTTGTGCCCCTGGGCAGTCCGAGACGGGTTTTGTTTCCGGCGCAGCCATGGCGCCTCTCTGA